The genomic segment AACTACGCTTGCCATGCGTGCCAATCTGGGAGTTGCGAACCCTTACGGCAAAACCGAAGATGCACGCAGCACGGTATTGCCCTACGAAAAATACTTTTTCACGGGTGGCAGCAACAGCATACGTGCTTGGCGACCGCGCCGCCTCGGGCCGGGCAGCTATACCCCACCTTTCAATGAAAACACCGGCCTTTTTGACCTCCGTTTTGAACAACCCGGCGAGCTTTTGCTGGAAATGAACATGGAACTGCGCACCAAACTGTTCAGTTTTGTCAATGGCGCATTGTTTATTGATGCAGGCAATGTGTGGATGCTCACGCCCGATTCGCGCCCCGGCTCCGACTTCAAACTGAACCGATTTGTACAGGAGATAGCCGTTGGAACAGGGGCAGGTTTGCGCATGGATTTTTCCATCGTGATTTTGCGTTTTGACATAGGCCTGCGCGTTTGGGACCCCGCCTTCCCGCTGCAACAGCGCTTCGTATTAGGCCGCGAAGCCTTCCGAAACCCTACCTTTAACGTGGGCATCGGCTATCCGTTCTGATGCTTGGGGACATAAAAACTGCACCTGTCGGAGGTTTTCTCCAACAGGCACATGCTAAAAAATCCGACATAAAATGCCGCAATGATAAGTGAGCGAGCAGTTTTTTAAAGCGTACTCCGCAATTGAGCCTTTGCGAAAGCTGCGGTAAAAAGTTAAGCTCTCATGTGATTACTGACTCATTACAGCAGTTTGGTAATGCCCGGTACCGCCATAGGGGCAGGCAGGGTTTGCCCCCATTGCAAATTGTCGGGTACTAACACTTCTTTTGATGCCCACGCCTCTTCCCATGTAATGGTTTGGCCGGTGTAGGCCACCATCCGCCCGATGAGTGCCAGCATGGTGCTTTGCGTCATCCATTCGCCGTCGTTGATGGGTTGCCCTTTGCGAATGGAAGCAAAAAGTTCATCATGCTCGGTTTGGTACATGTCATTTTTATCGCCACGATATTCCCAAGGCTGCCCTTCATGCGGTGTGATAATGTGTTTACTCTTCATACAGTCAATCAGCGCATGGCCTTTGGTTCCTGAAACCTCAACCAGATAGCTGTTGGAACATCCCGACTGCTTGCGGCTGTAATGATAACCTTTTACACCGTTTTCGTACTCATACACAATGGCGAAATGGTCAAAAATATTGCCTAATTCTTTGCCTGTATTAACCTGCCGTCCGCCTGTTCCGAATACCCGAACGGGTGGTTTATCGCCCAGCGCCCAACTCATCATATCAAGGCTGTGAACGGCCTGTTCGGCAATGGAATCACCTGAAAGCCAAGTATAATGCGGCCAGTTGCGCAATACAAACTCCGCATCGCTCCACTCGTTCTTGCGGTCTTTTTGCCATGCCGGGCCTGTATTGTAAGTGTTCAGAATAGAGGTTACTTTACCGATTTCGCCGTTCACGATTTTTGAGAAAATGGCACGTTTAGGGAAATCGTAGCGCCAGCAAAATCCTGAAACGACTGCCAATTTTTTTTCACGTGCTTTGCGGGCAGCATCCAATACTCGCTTTAACCCCGGCACATCTACCGCCATCGGTTTTTCGGTGAAAATATGTTTGCCTGCCGCCACAGCCTCCTCCATGTGCTGCGGGCGAAAAGCAGGCGGAGAGGCTAAAATAACCACGTCCACACCTGAATTGAGCAGTTTACGGTAGGCATCTAACCCTACAAAGCGTTGTGTTTTAGGTACTTGTACTTTATCACCGTGCTTGGCCGCAAGATTTTTGTAAGACTCTTCCAAATGGTCTGCAAAAATATCTGCCATAGCTACCAGCACCGTGTTTTTATCTGCTTTAAGGGCTTGGCTTGCAGCGCCGGTTCCGCGTCCGCCACAACCTACCAACCCTACACGCAGGGTATCGCTGTTGGGGCTAAATCCTTGAACTGTCCAAGGAATAGTCGCCGCACCTACCGTCAGCAGACCTGCCGACTTTAAAAAATCCCTTCTGGATTCATCAAACATTGCATTGTCCATCATATTTACCGGATTGATTTTCCGAAATTTAGCAAAATGATGACGAAAGTCATTAAATTGATGCAGATTGTATGTTTATCTTTGGTTTCACAAACATTCTTCTACCGATAGCCATGAATATCCTGCAAACAAATACCAACGCGTCTGCCGCTAATGCCACTCAGGAACGCACGCAAATAATTGTCCCCATTGATTTCTCCGAAAACTCATTGGCCGCATTGGATTATGCCGTAGCCATTGCCGCCAAAGTCGGTGCCGAAATCACCTTGTATCATGGTTTTTATGTAATGACAGAGGTGCAGTTTGCCACCATAGACCCGAGCTATCTGAACATGCAGATAGACAATCAGGAGCTTTACTGGAATGAGCGTTTGGAAGGATTAAAAGAAAAACTCAGCGATAAAAAATATGCTGACGGCACGCCTGTTTCGGTAAAAGTATTGGTCAAAATGGGCTTAGTGGCCGATGATGTCGGTGAAATGGTGCGTCGCGGCGAATATCAGTTGGTAGTTATGGGCACAAAAGGTGCAAGCGGTTTAGAGCGAATAGTACTGGGTTCTATTGCCGGAGCAGTAGCCGACCAAGTAACCTGCCCTATTCTGATTGTGCCGCAAAAAGCAGTTTACAACGGCTTGCGCAACGTTGTGTATGCTACTGATTTTGACCGCACCGACACAGCAGTAATAGACGGCCTTTTGGAGTTTTGTCAATTGTTTGACGGCAAACTTACTTGCCTGCACATCACTACCGACAGCAGCCGTGCCGAATCGGACAAGTTGCTGTTAGACACTTTGAAAGATACTTATTGGCACGTATCGACAGCCAATATAGGTTTTGTATTGCAAACAGCAGACACCGCCACCAGTGGTATTCGCCGCTATATCCACGACAATCCGACCGATATGTTGGTACTGCTTAACCAGCAGCGCAGTTTTATTGAGCGCATTTTTGACCCAAGTGTCAGCAAGGAGTTTGCTTTTACGTCCGATATTCCGCTGTTGATTCTAAAAAAATAAGCATAATTTTTTTCGTGATTTTGTATATTTGAAACAACAAACTTCAAAGTGCAAAATCATGAAATCAGCAGTTCCTGTTTGCCGTAATTGCAAAAGTAGAGGGCAATCATTGTTCAGTTTTTGCCAAATAACTGAAACTGAACAGATTAACTCTACTAAATCTACTCAAACTTTCCGTAAAGGAGACCATATTTTCCTTGAAAACGGCGTACCGGCCGCGCTTTATTGTATCAACAGCGGTACAGTAAAAATCAGCAAATTAAGTTCCAACGGGAAAGAGCAAATCATGCGCATAGCACAGGAAGGTAATTTCTTGGGGTATCGTTCGCTGATACTGAAAAGCCGCTATACCTATTCGGCTGTTGCCTTAGAAGAGTGCAGGGTTTGCGTGATTCCCAAAGCAGATTTCTTTGCTTTGCTGCGAAACAATAACGATTTCTATCAGGCACTGATGGAGATGATATGCAGAGAGGCAGATGAAGCAGAAGCCAAATTGAGTGATTTAGCGCACAAACCTGTACGCAGCCGCATTGCCGAAGCCTTGTTGCTACTGGCCAACTCCTCCACCGATGAGGAACACGCCATCTCTTTAACCAGAGAAGACTTGGCGAGTTTTGTTGGTACAGTAAAAGAAACGGCGATTCGTGTTATTTCAGAGTTGCGCGATGCCAATATTATCAGCATTGATAAGCGAAAGATTCGCATTCTCAATCCGCAAATGCTGATACACATCAGCAACGTGTATGATTAAAAAGTAAGCAAATTTTTACATTCTTTTTAATGCGGATAATACGGGTTACGCAGATGCATTCGCATTGTATGCTATAATTGTCGTTCATCCGTGTTATCCGCCAAAATCCTCACACTCACGCGATACACGTTTAATCATCCAACTGTTTAACAATGTGTTTACCAGTCGGGTTTGCTGCGGTCGGTGCGGCGGCTTGGCTGTCGTTGCATTTGTTGCAGGTACTGCACTTCATTGTTGCGAATAGCATCCAGCATGGCCTTTGCCTGTTCTTCCGTCATTTTAATCTGTTCTAACTTTTTGCTGCGCAATTTGCTGTTGCTACTCTTGTCTTCCATTTTTCCTTGCTCAGAGCTTTGCTCATCCTGCTCGCCGCTTTGTGCATTTTCTTTGCTTTGCTGCCCTCTCTGCTGCTGTTGTTGCTTATCGGCATTTTGCTGCTGTTGCTGCTGATTTTTATTTTGTTGCGATTGGTCAGCGTTGTTCTGTTCGCTTTGCCCTTGTTGCTGTTGTTTTTTTATCAGCAAAGCGTACACAACTTCATAATTATAGCGCGCAGCCTGATTGCCGGGCGAGGCGCGCAAACTGTTGCGCAGGTATTTAAGCGCATCTTCCAATTGCCCGCTTTGTGCTTTTATGACGGCTGCTTGTTGGTAAGCCACAGTCTGAACGGCTTTATCGCCTGTTTTTGCGGCTTGCTCATACTGTATCAATGCCATAGACATTTCGCCGGCATTGAAATAAGCATGTGCCAGATTCAACAATACAGCAGGTTCTTTTACTTGATACGTATCTGTCAATTGCTTATACTTGTTGATGGCTACATTCCAAAATTTGTTGCGAAAAGCAGCTTCTGCCTCGCGTTTCAACTGATTGATGGCGGCAATATCGCCTATGTCGGCAAATGCGGTTGTCGTTATCAGTAAGAGTAAGCCCAACAAAAGCCTTCTTATCATATCCGTGTGATTAGATAATGCGAATGTACTAAATTTTAAGGGAGTAGCTTTGTGCATGCGGCAAACATTATGCCGCTACAAACAGATATTGAGGTATGTTAAAAATCGCATGGTCGTCCGTTTATCATCACCCGCTGCCGGAGGGACACCGCTTCCCGATGGAGAAATACACACTGTTGCCCGAACAACTTTTATACGAAGGAACTGCCAATCATGATAATTTTTTTGCCCCGTCGCCTGCCTGCGAAGCGGATATTTTGGCAAGCCACGATGCGGAATGGTGGCAAAAACTGAAAACACAGCAACTTTCGGCAAGTGAAGTGCGCCGAACCGGTTTCCCGCTATCGGAAAGTTTGGTACAGCGCGAAGTAGTCATTTTGCAGGGAACTATTCAGGCGGCACTTTTTGCCTTGCAATATGGCATTGCCATGAATATTGCCGGGGGCACACACCATGCTTTTACTAATCGCGGCGAAGGTTTTTGCCTGCTGAACGATGTGGCCGTAGGGGCACATTACCTGCTCAACCGACAGTTGGCAAAGCGTATTCTAATGGTGGATTTGGACGTGCATCAGGGCAATGGCACCGCACAGATTTTTGCAGGCGACGACCGCGTGTTTACTTTCAGTATGCACGGGGAAAAAAATTATCCGCTGCAAAAAGAACAATCCGACCTTGATATTGGCCTGCCTGATGGGACAGACGACAGTTTATATCTGAAAACTTTGTACGAGACGCTGCCCCGCCTGATAGATACCGTACAACCGGACTTCATTTTTTACATTGCCGGCGCAGATATTTTGGCAACCGATAAGTTGGGCAAACTTGCCGTAAGTCGGCAAGGCTGCAAGGAGCGCGACCGATTTGTGCTGCAAACTTGTAAAGACAATCGCATACCCGTAGCCGTAAGTATGGGGGGCGGCTATTCGCCACGAATTGCCGACATCATTGAGGCGCACAGCAATACTTACAGGCTGGCACAGGAAATTTTCTTTTAGTTAGAAGCGAATGCCGATAATGGTAATATCATCGGTTTGCGTTTCGTCGCCACGCCACATTTCGTGTGTTTCCAACAAAATGCTTTCCTGACGGCAAGTGTCGGCGCGGGATATATCTTTTAGCAACTGACGCAGGAATTTTTTACCGAATTTCACGGGAGGCTGTCCTCCATCGGCATTGCCGAACTGGTCTGTGTAACCATCGGTGCAGAGGTACAACATATCACCACGCATACAGTGCCATATGTGATTGTTCACTGTACGAATGGCTTTGGTATTAATAATGCCACCTACCGAGAACTTATCGCCTTTAATTTCATACAATGTATCGTTGCGCAACATGTATGCAGACTGATGTGCGCCGGCAATTATCAATTCTTTGGTGTGCTGATTATAAACAAAAATGGAAATATCCATACCGTCTTGACGGTTGGAGGAAAGCTCGTTCTGTTTCAGCACCTTAATCACCCCCAAATCCATTTTTTTGATGATTTGGGCAGGGTCTAAAAGGCGCTCCATCACAACCACCTGATACAGCAGGTTACTGCCAATTACAGACATAAGCGCCCCCGGCACACCGTGTCCGGTACAATCAACAACAGCCATGATGGCAATAGGATCGCCTTGGTCGTTTACCATTTGGCGGAACCAGTAAAAGTCGCCGCTGACAATATCCTTGGGCTTGTATAATATAAATGACTGATTAAAACAGCGCGCAATAGCCTCTTTTTCAGGCAGTAACGCTGCTTGGATGCGCTGTGCGTAGTTGATGCTTGATGTAATGTTCTTATTTTTCAGCTTAATCTCGGCAAGCGCCTTTTCTATCTCGCTTTTTTGCTGCGCGATTTTCTCGTTTTGGCTTTGGATTTCCTCAGTTTTCTGCTGAACTTCTTCGTATTTGTAAATAAGTTGTGTGTTCAGTTCTTTCTGTTCCTTAATTTTTTTGTCCAACTGCTGCGACATATTGCGGAAACTACGGGCGAGCTCCCCAATTTCATCGTGCCGTCTGAACATTCTTCCGTCGGATACAATTTCATTCCATTCGCCTTCTGCCATTTCTTCGGCAGCCTGATTGAGGGAAATAATGGGTTGTGCAAAATATCTTCCCACACCAATGGCAATGATGGTACCTATGCCGCAAATAATCAATGCAATGCGTGCGTAGCGGTCGCCCAAAAACAAAATTGGCTTGAAAATAACTTCCTTAGATGCTTTGGCAATAATAATCCATCCGCTGCCTGCATAGTCCAGATATCCTTTTTGTGTATCCAACACAAAGATTTCTTTCTCCATATTCACAAATCGGTTTTGCTGGCCGAATGTGGGAGATTCAATGATTTTTTTGATGTATTTGATATCCGGATAGCGTTTGGTAAGGGCTGCAAATTTGTTTTTATTGGAAAATAAGATGTAGCCGTCGTTATCTACCAATACAATTTCCAAATTCCTGCGCAATTCATCTTGCCTGCCCGGCCCGCTGATGATTTGGTTGAACAGTTCATGTAACTTGTTCATAGACACTCGCGCTACGAGTACGCCCACATACTGCCCTTTTTCATCGCGGATTTTTTTGGCAAAATGTATAACAGGAATTTGCAAGGATTCGGATTTGGAAACCTCCATGACAAATTCTTTGTATTCCAACTCCGGCCAGTATTTAGAGTAACTGTGCTTCTTGCCTACATTTTCTATGCGGGTATCAGCTATGTAATTGCGCAGTGTATCAAAATAGGTGAGGCTTTGGTACAGCGGAAAAGCGATAATGAGTTCATCTAAGCGGCGTTGGATGAGTGCCGTGCGCTCCCGTTGTTTGAGTGCATTGGTAGTAATCGGAGCGATAAAAGCAGGGTCTTGTGCTATTGAGAAGAGGTCTTTTCTTCTTTCATACAAGAATCTATCAATTCCCGTAATGGTAAGCGCTGTTTCTTTCAGTAATGATTCCTTAATATCCGATTCCGTTGCCTGACGGGCTTCAGTATAGGCAAAGTAGAATGCCGGCATACTGCCAAGCAAAACCATTGCTACACAAAGCACCACCATTTTGAACGAAATGCTCCTCATCGGAAATCATAGTAAGAGTTGAAACATCGCCATTGGGTTAAAATCCGTAAAAGTAGCGGATTTTTGTATCTAAACCTATTAACCAATTAACATGCTAAAAGCAAAAATATTGTAGTTTGACCGCTAAGTAACGCAAAAATAAGTATAACTACTCATATTTGACTACTTGCAGCGAAGGAAGTAGTATCCGAAGCAGCAGCCATGCGCTGATAAAAACAAACCCCGCACCACCGAAAATCAGTGCATAGTTGCCCGTGGTTTCCAGTACGTAGCCTATCAGCGAAGAAAACAACGTACCGCCGATTGCCCCGCTCATGCCTGCCAGCCCCGACATAGAGGCTACGGCATTTTTGGGGTACAGGTCGGTAACAATTGTGAAAATATTGGCAGACCAGCCCTGATAAGCAGCGGCAGCCAGCGCAACCAGTGCTACCGCTCCGGCAGCGGATGGCATTTGCGCAGCCAAGGCAACAGGCATGGCTAACAATGCACACACAAGCAAGGTGTTGCGGCGGGCAAAATCAAGCGAACGCCCCCGTTTCAACCAAAACGACGACAGCCAACCGCCCGATATGCTGCCTACATCGGCTACCAAAAAAAGCACAATAAGCGGTAAACCAAGTGCCTGCAACTGCAATCCGTATTGGGCATACAAAAATTTAGGCACCCAAAACAGGAAAAACCACCAAACGGGGTCGGTGATGAAACGCATCAGGCAAAGCGCCCAGGTCTGACGGAACGCCAGCAACTGCCCCCACCGAACGGGTGCAGCAGCCGCTTGGTTGCCCGATTGGATGTACGCAAGTTCGCCCTGACTTAAAACAGGGTGCAACTCGGGTTTGGTGTACATCTGCCACCAAAAAATCAGCCATATAAAACCGACAGCACCCGTAATGATGAATGCCCATTGCCAGCCGTATTGTGTAGCAATAAAAGGCACGGTCAGCGGCGCAAGGATAGCCCCAATGTTTGAACCCGAATTGAAAATGCCCGTTGCCAATGCCCGTTCTTTTTGGGGAAACCACTCGGAAACCGTTTTCAGGCAGGCGGGGAAGTTGGCAGCCTCACCGATGCCCAGCACAAAACGTGCCAAGGCAAAACCCGCTACGCTGCGCGCCAAAGCGTGCCCGATGCCCGCCAAACTCCACACCACAATGGCAACGGCAAAACCGATGCGCGTGCCGAATCGGTCTAAAAAGTAGCCCGTAGATGCCATCCCGATTGCATAGGCAATCTGAAACGCCATCACAATGCGGCTGTAATCTATCTCGTTCCAGCCGATTTCGGTTTGCAGCACGGGGGCTAAAATGCCGATAACTTGACGGTCGATATAGTTAATGGTGGTGGCAAAAAACAACAGTGCCAGAATGCGCCAGCGATAATTCCCAATTTCAGCCATAGAGACGAACTATTTGCATAATTTTGCTGTTACCACAATTAACTGAATGGTTTCAACAGCAAAAAAATCCATCCTGTTTTTTATGATAAGCGTTACCGAAAAAGCCAAAAATAAAATAACCGAACTGCGTTCGCAAGAAGGCAAAACCGATAATCACAATATCCGCGTTGCGGTGAAAGGCGGCGGATGCTCGGGGCTGATGTACGACCTTGTATTTGACGACACCACCCAACCCAACGACCAAATTTTTGAGGATAAAGGCATCAAAATTATGGTAGATAAGAAAAGTCTGTTGTATTTGGCAGGCACTACGCTCGATTTTTCCGA from the Rhodoflexus caldus genome contains:
- a CDS encoding Gfo/Idh/MocA family protein, which encodes MMDNAMFDESRRDFLKSAGLLTVGAATIPWTVQGFSPNSDTLRVGLVGCGGRGTGAASQALKADKNTVLVAMADIFADHLEESYKNLAAKHGDKVQVPKTQRFVGLDAYRKLLNSGVDVVILASPPAFRPQHMEEAVAAGKHIFTEKPMAVDVPGLKRVLDAARKAREKKLAVVSGFCWRYDFPKRAIFSKIVNGEIGKVTSILNTYNTGPAWQKDRKNEWSDAEFVLRNWPHYTWLSGDSIAEQAVHSLDMMSWALGDKPPVRVFGTGGRQVNTGKELGNIFDHFAIVYEYENGVKGYHYSRKQSGCSNSYLVEVSGTKGHALIDCMKSKHIITPHEGQPWEYRGDKNDMYQTEHDELFASIRKGQPINDGEWMTQSTMLALIGRMVAYTGQTITWEEAWASKEVLVPDNLQWGQTLPAPMAVPGITKLL
- a CDS encoding universal stress protein — its product is MNILQTNTNASAANATQERTQIIVPIDFSENSLAALDYAVAIAAKVGAEITLYHGFYVMTEVQFATIDPSYLNMQIDNQELYWNERLEGLKEKLSDKKYADGTPVSVKVLVKMGLVADDVGEMVRRGEYQLVVMGTKGASGLERIVLGSIAGAVADQVTCPILIVPQKAVYNGLRNVVYATDFDRTDTAVIDGLLEFCQLFDGKLTCLHITTDSSRAESDKLLLDTLKDTYWHVSTANIGFVLQTADTATSGIRRYIHDNPTDMLVLLNQQRSFIERIFDPSVSKEFAFTSDIPLLILKK
- a CDS encoding Crp/Fnr family transcriptional regulator, with product MFSFCQITETEQINSTKSTQTFRKGDHIFLENGVPAALYCINSGTVKISKLSSNGKEQIMRIAQEGNFLGYRSLILKSRYTYSAVALEECRVCVIPKADFFALLRNNNDFYQALMEMICREADEAEAKLSDLAHKPVRSRIAEALLLLANSSTDEEHAISLTREDLASFVGTVKETAIRVISELRDANIISIDKRKIRILNPQMLIHISNVYD
- a CDS encoding histone deacetylase family protein, which codes for MLKIAWSSVYHHPLPEGHRFPMEKYTLLPEQLLYEGTANHDNFFAPSPACEADILASHDAEWWQKLKTQQLSASEVRRTGFPLSESLVQREVVILQGTIQAALFALQYGIAMNIAGGTHHAFTNRGEGFCLLNDVAVGAHYLLNRQLAKRILMVDLDVHQGNGTAQIFAGDDRVFTFSMHGEKNYPLQKEQSDLDIGLPDGTDDSLYLKTLYETLPRLIDTVQPDFIFYIAGADILATDKLGKLAVSRQGCKERDRFVLQTCKDNRIPVAVSMGGGYSPRIADIIEAHSNTYRLAQEIFF
- a CDS encoding SpoIIE family protein phosphatase, whose product is MRSISFKMVVLCVAMVLLGSMPAFYFAYTEARQATESDIKESLLKETALTITGIDRFLYERRKDLFSIAQDPAFIAPITTNALKQRERTALIQRRLDELIIAFPLYQSLTYFDTLRNYIADTRIENVGKKHSYSKYWPELEYKEFVMEVSKSESLQIPVIHFAKKIRDEKGQYVGVLVARVSMNKLHELFNQIISGPGRQDELRRNLEIVLVDNDGYILFSNKNKFAALTKRYPDIKYIKKIIESPTFGQQNRFVNMEKEIFVLDTQKGYLDYAGSGWIIIAKASKEVIFKPILFLGDRYARIALIICGIGTIIAIGVGRYFAQPIISLNQAAEEMAEGEWNEIVSDGRMFRRHDEIGELARSFRNMSQQLDKKIKEQKELNTQLIYKYEEVQQKTEEIQSQNEKIAQQKSEIEKALAEIKLKNKNITSSINYAQRIQAALLPEKEAIARCFNQSFILYKPKDIVSGDFYWFRQMVNDQGDPIAIMAVVDCTGHGVPGALMSVIGSNLLYQVVVMERLLDPAQIIKKMDLGVIKVLKQNELSSNRQDGMDISIFVYNQHTKELIIAGAHQSAYMLRNDTLYEIKGDKFSVGGIINTKAIRTVNNHIWHCMRGDMLYLCTDGYTDQFGNADGGQPPVKFGKKFLRQLLKDISRADTCRQESILLETHEMWRGDETQTDDITIIGIRF
- a CDS encoding MFS transporter, whose protein sequence is MAEIGNYRWRILALLFFATTINYIDRQVIGILAPVLQTEIGWNEIDYSRIVMAFQIAYAIGMASTGYFLDRFGTRIGFAVAIVVWSLAGIGHALARSVAGFALARFVLGIGEAANFPACLKTVSEWFPQKERALATGIFNSGSNIGAILAPLTVPFIATQYGWQWAFIITGAVGFIWLIFWWQMYTKPELHPVLSQGELAYIQSGNQAAAAPVRWGQLLAFRQTWALCLMRFITDPVWWFFLFWVPKFLYAQYGLQLQALGLPLIVLFLVADVGSISGGWLSSFWLKRGRSLDFARRNTLLVCALLAMPVALAAQMPSAAGAVALVALAAAAYQGWSANIFTIVTDLYPKNAVASMSGLAGMSGAIGGTLFSSLIGYVLETTGNYALIFGGAGFVFISAWLLLRILLPSLQVVKYE
- a CDS encoding HesB/IscA family protein — its product is MISVTEKAKNKITELRSQEGKTDNHNIRVAVKGGGCSGLMYDLVFDDTTQPNDQIFEDKGIKIMVDKKSLLYLAGTTLDFSDGLNGKGFQFINPNASRTCGCGESFAV